The genomic interval atatcataacataatagAACatcacatgcatacataacatGACATCATACGTCATCACATAGCATAACGTAACATTATGATGCATACAAGAGTCATGGGGCATgcgtcatcatacatcatacaattCTTCCAACACCAATAGTAAAGTTACTTATTCGTTTGGCCATGGTCGGACTGCctgattattttattctatttttttattattttaaaatgactaaatctcaattaaataattctctATCTTATGGGTAACCTTTAATGTTAAGCAtaagaaaaatgattaattgaGAGGTAACAATTCCTTGTCAAGTGTTTAGGTAACAATACTTAGTATgcaaatgtttttaaataactCTTTTTCAATATCGAAATTATAcgatgttttaaaatgtcgAGATTCtatttttgagaaaaaatgtcGGTGAAAATATACATAATATTTCAAAGTccataactattttttaaaaaaatataaatattacaaattagtgaaatttcaatttttttatttaataaaatcttgacattattctaaaattattaaaaaaaaattgatctttcgaatgtaaatttaaattttatatttaatggtaccttaaacttttaattttatatcgaGGATTTacgaaaacaaaattaaaaaattaagatatttattaatttaagtttaaacatttttttttatgcaaacaatttataattaaaacactaatttcttttgttattttttttttaaaaaatactttttgtatatatatatattttaatttattgtacACTCAAAATACTTCTACAAAATGTCAAATTATTACCAACGATTGGTTGTCCCTAAAGCTTATtatccaataaaaaaagaagataaatgGGAGAATATTTTAAGTCATATTATGGAAATTTGTTAAAagcaccaaaaaaaaaaaaaaaaaaaaaaaaaaaaaaaaaaaaaaaaaaaaaaaaaaaaaaaaaNaaaaaaaaaaaaaacattcttctAAAATTTGGATTTAAGTGTTtcactaatttctttttcttttttaatccttttttaaaatgttatttcaTCGACATTTGATGAATCGACCAAAGTTAACCATCGACATTTGATGGATCTAAGTGTTAGaggaacacaactctccataatggtatgatattgtccattttgagcatacactcatgattttgctttgggcttctccaaaaggcctcgtaccaatggagggGGTATtacttgattataaactctgatgtgggactttcatcatccaacacctcccctcgaacaaagtgcgtcTCTCCTTactggagagagtattccttaattataaactcatgaccattccctaaattagctaatgtgggacttttatcatccaacacctctccttaatcgacgCTCggctcctttggagtcttagtcattttttactgcctttgaggaggcttgactcctttccttttggagtcttttgttcgatatttgaggatttaccaatctattgacacgactaagtttagggcatgactttgatactatgttagagGAActcgactctccacaatagtatgatattgttcactttgagcataatctctcatcactttgttttggactttccaaaagacctcattcCAAATGAAGAGaatattcattgattataaacccatgatcattccctaaactagtaggacttttatcatccaacactaAGCTACATTGAAACGAACACTAATGGCGTGTTGAGAGACCAACTCTGCTTTAGAGATGGAGACACCaaattaatgaagaaaaaaaaaaaaaatccccatTAGAAATTGAAGGGAAGAACCAGTGGGTGAAGTTCAAATTTGTGAAGAActtgtatgttgtatgtgtATGGTGGGTGTCAGACACTGACAGCTTCTCTACTTAATCATGTCTTACTTTTCTGTTTTCTCTGTGagattttccatttcatttttcaccATCCCCACACCCCATGTTCTTTGTCTCAATCTCTTAAAAAAAGGGTTTAAATTTCACCAGAAATTCccaattttttccttttcttttcacatgGTGTTTTTGTTTCTGCCTTTTTGTGTAAACTGCCAAATGGGTTTGTAAGTGTAACTCGTTTTCTCATCTGGGTTTGTGAGTTTTCCTGTTCTTCCCTGTTCTATTCGTTCCATTTCTGAGAGCCATGTTTTTGGGTTCTCTGCGTTTTCTTCTAATTTGATATATAagctttgtgttcatcttatTTGCTGgagatttgtttgtttcaatttatttttggtaatgattttaatttctatcttAAGGGTATCCATTCATTTTCGTTTTGATTTGAGATTTCTAGGGTTTTTAGAGTGATGCCTTCTGAAGGTATCAACAATGGCGAATCTCGTTCCTGGAGTGCTTCTCAAACTGCTACAGCACATGAACACAGATGTGAAGGTTGCTGGAGAACACAGGTCGGCGTTGTTGCAAGTTGTGAGCATAGTTCCGGCATTGGCCGGCGGCGATCTCTCTCCGAATCAAGGTTTTTATCTCAAAGTCTCTGATTCTTCTCATGCCACATATGTGTCACTCCCTGATGAACATGGTGAACTGATTCTTAGTGATAATATTCAATTGGGTCAGTTTATTCACATCGAACGCCTTGAGGCTGCTTCCCCTGTCCCCATTCTTCATGGTGTTCGACCTGTGCCTGGTCGACATCCTTGTGTGGGTACCCCTGAAGATATTGTTGCTACTCATTCTCCTGGGTTTCTTAACAATAATCCTAATCTGAAACCTATGGACAAAGTCAAACCAACCCCAAAAGTTGGCATTGGCGTTAGTGGGGAGAAGGAGAAATCTGTGGCTGAGAGGCTCAATGGCAATGCCAAGGAggataaaattgagaaaagagCCTCACCCTTGTGTAGATCCAAGTCTCAGTTGTCGTCGAAATTGACAGTGAATATAGATGTGAAGAAGAAGCCTTTGCGGTCGATGCCTTCATCTCCGACGAGCTGTTATTCGTTACCTTCTTCATTTGAGAAGTTTTCGAACAGCATTAAGCAGCAGGGGAAGGTTAAGCCATTGGCTAATGTAACAACCAAGGTAGGAGCGGTCGAAAAGAACTCGATTCGTTCAGCTAGTCCTGTTGCCAAGAAGATGGGAATGGGACATCAGATCCAACATTTAGTTCAGGGCATTGAGGTTGGAGCCAAGGGTCTGAGGAAGAGTTGGGAAGGGAACAACATAGagacaaaaagaagagacAATTCGATATTAAGAGCTAGCAAACTTGATGCCAAGCCCGAAGCTCGGGTTACTGTAAGTTTTAGTCTACCCAATACGATCGTTGTTTCGTATTTGATTTGATGAGCTTAAAAGATCCAGCCAAGTCCATTGACTTaacttatttatatttttcagacTCCTAGAAGAAGTACATTGAGTGACAAGGTAGCAGCAAAGTCATCTAAAGATGATTCTTCAAAGAAGAATGCTGCCAATGGAGCTCTAGATAATGAGGAAAGGTCGAATAGGAAAAAATGTTCGAATGGAAAGAAATCATCTTCAAGTGATGCAGTCGGGTTCCCCGGGAACTTGGTGAAGGTTCCTCTTAGTCATAGAAGATTGACTGAAGGGAGTGGTTCATGGGCTTCACTTCCATCATCTCTTGCCAAGCTTGGAAAGGTATGGAATATCTGATGTTTTGATAGCCAAAGATAAGCTCTTTTATAAAGTGTTAATGTATGTCTTCTTTTTGTGTTGCTTCTTCCCATTGTTCTTCTGTGTATGCTACAATAGGA from Cucurbita pepo subsp. pepo cultivar mu-cu-16 unplaced genomic scaffold, ASM280686v2 Cp4.1_scaffold000193, whole genome shotgun sequence carries:
- the LOC111784393 gene encoding uncharacterized protein LOC111784393 isoform X1, encoding MANLVPGVLLKLLQHMNTDVKVAGEHRSALLQVVSIVPALAGGDLSPNQGFYLKVSDSSHATYVSLPDEHGELILSDNIQLGQFIHIERLEAASPVPILHGVRPVPGRHPCVGTPEDIVATHSPGFLNNNPNLKPMDKVKPTPKVGIGVSGEKEKSVAERLNGNAKEDKIEKRASPLCRSKSQLSSKLTVNIDVKKKPLRSMPSSPTSCYSLPSSFEKFSNSIKQQGKVKPLANVTTKVGAVEKNSIRSASPVAKKMGMGHQIQHLVQGIEVGAKGLRKSWEGNNIETKRRDNSILRASKLDAKPEARVTTPRRSTLSDKVAAKSSKDDSSKKNAANGALDNEERSNRKKCSNGKKSSSSDAVGFPGNLVKVPLSHRRLTEGSGSWASLPSSLAKLGKEVMRHRDAAQTAAIEAMQEASAAESLLRCLSIFSELNTAAKEDNPQPAVEQFLTLHASLTNAHMVAESLSKTTPSGSTNETEETALEEPTKVTLMARRQASAWVQAALATNLSSFTVYSRDPPSTLNPTLRLSQNQKNTSANHPIMVLENSSKNSSSKSQGKIRQMISAKPVGSGNPSRTKEGATTLGQKVQPQPPAEWIRGSGVDESVELGETLRVQSQDWFLRFMERFLDAGVDTAALSDNGQVAGILTQLKSVNDWLDGIGCCSKDEEDTAHIQTETINRLRKKIYEYLLMHVESAAAALGGGSQPVPQQIEATETKARR